One genomic window of Bacillus mycoides includes the following:
- a CDS encoding 3D domain-containing protein: MNYFKRISSLVLAGIIVLSSTVAVKAESNDEKLNNMQQQLQQNDADMQKKEQEKQAVSKEIQGIENELHNLNNTIAKNKEDQAAIQRKIDETHKQIEQKKNEIVVLEDKVLARKDIMRKRMVSVQNSSNTSLVVEVVVESKNFADFIQRMNAVTTILEADKEILRLQEQDLRQIEEDKKTIDEKEASLVVDKQKLAKAQADLQDNLKKRQDNLQTVQAKYNQVASQLNLAAEEKAKIESNMKAVQETIAREQEAARIAAEERAKAEAAAKAEQEALAKAQAEIAEKQKQEKANKPAEPVVNNNSKVEPEQPKVTAGGKEMYVHATAYTADPSENGYAAGQQVYSKWGPGGKPYNLTANPGMKLIAVDPSVIPLGSTVNVEGYGIAIAADTGGAIKGHKIDVLMPDKASSSNWGRKNVKVTILN; this comes from the coding sequence ATGAACTATTTTAAGCGAATCAGTAGTCTAGTATTAGCAGGAATTATTGTTCTTTCTAGTACAGTCGCTGTAAAAGCAGAGTCAAACGACGAAAAACTTAACAACATGCAACAGCAATTGCAGCAAAACGATGCAGATATGCAGAAGAAAGAGCAAGAGAAGCAAGCTGTTAGTAAAGAAATTCAAGGTATCGAAAACGAACTACATAATTTAAATAATACAATTGCAAAAAATAAAGAGGATCAAGCTGCTATTCAACGTAAAATCGATGAAACACATAAGCAGATTGAACAAAAAAAGAATGAAATTGTCGTTTTAGAGGATAAAGTCCTTGCTCGTAAGGATATTATGAGAAAACGTATGGTTTCTGTTCAAAACAGTTCAAATACAAGTTTAGTAGTAGAAGTTGTTGTAGAATCAAAAAACTTTGCTGATTTCATACAACGTATGAACGCAGTTACTACTATTCTAGAAGCAGATAAAGAAATTTTACGTCTACAAGAACAAGATCTTCGTCAAATTGAAGAAGATAAGAAAACAATTGATGAAAAAGAAGCATCTTTAGTAGTAGACAAACAAAAATTAGCAAAAGCACAAGCTGATTTGCAAGATAACTTGAAAAAACGTCAAGATAACTTACAAACAGTTCAAGCTAAATATAATCAGGTTGCAAGCCAACTTAATTTAGCGGCAGAAGAGAAAGCTAAAATCGAATCAAATATGAAGGCAGTACAAGAAACAATCGCTCGTGAACAAGAAGCAGCAAGAATTGCAGCGGAAGAGCGTGCGAAAGCAGAAGCAGCTGCAAAGGCTGAGCAAGAAGCTTTAGCGAAAGCACAAGCAGAAATTGCTGAAAAACAAAAGCAAGAAAAAGCTAATAAACCAGCTGAACCTGTTGTTAATAATAATTCGAAAGTAGAGCCTGAACAACCTAAGGTAACTGCTGGCGGAAAAGAAATGTATGTACACGCAACAGCTTATACAGCAGATCCGTCTGAAAATGGTTATGCAGCAGGTCAACAAGTATATTCTAAATGGGGACCGGGCGGTAAGCCTTATAACTTAACTGCAAACCCAGGAATGAAATTAATTGCGGTGGATCCATCTGTTATTCCATTAGGGTCTACTGTAAATGTTGAAGGCTATGGAATTGCAATTGCAGCAGATACTGGTGGCGCGATTAAAGGTCACAAAATTGATGTTTTAATGCCAGATAAAGCTTCGTCTAGTAATTGGGGCAGAAAAAATGTTAAAGTTACAATTTTAAACTAA
- a CDS encoding helix-turn-helix transcriptional regulator, with protein sequence MTILNRVKELRARFNFTQSVLAEKVGVTRQTIAAIEKGDYVPSLLLALTICDVFQLKMEDVFVLNKEGEEDE encoded by the coding sequence TTGACCATTTTAAACAGAGTGAAGGAATTAAGAGCTCGCTTTAATTTTACGCAAAGTGTATTAGCAGAAAAGGTTGGGGTGACGAGACAAACAATCGCTGCAATTGAAAAAGGGGATTATGTTCCTTCATTGTTACTAGCGTTAACGATTTGTGATGTGTTCCAGTTAAAGATGGAAGATGTGTTTGTTTTAAATAAGGAGGGGGAAGAGGATGAATAG
- a CDS encoding DUF2178 domain-containing protein, with amino-acid sequence MNRIGVSYIVNVLYTALACWTFVELYNVVTELADIIKNEKFPFEVWFNGVPFVLLFIGAIIVTIFYRMQKKKYKNLSFWMYPLLFPLEDEREKAITEKACRTTFVSLWYVLPCAVGFLTLSPIVNLYIPGYTLYIAFGIFFIQMTVFHVSLYRNKLV; translated from the coding sequence ATGAATAGAATTGGGGTTTCTTATATCGTAAATGTACTTTATACGGCGCTAGCATGCTGGACATTTGTTGAACTTTATAATGTGGTCACAGAGCTCGCAGATATAATTAAAAACGAGAAATTCCCATTTGAAGTATGGTTTAATGGAGTACCATTCGTTTTATTATTTATTGGAGCTATTATAGTTACAATTTTTTATAGAATGCAAAAGAAAAAATACAAGAATTTATCCTTTTGGATGTATCCATTATTGTTTCCGTTAGAAGATGAACGTGAAAAAGCGATTACGGAGAAAGCTTGTCGAACAACTTTTGTTTCGTTATGGTATGTGTTACCTTGTGCAGTTGGATTTTTAACTCTTTCTCCTATTGTTAATTTATATATTCCAGGGTATACGCTATATATTGCATTTGGTATTTTCTTTATTCAAATGACAGTCTTCCACGTATCCTTATACAGAAATAAATTAGTCTAA
- a CDS encoding class A sortase, whose translation MNKQRIYSIVAILLFVVGGVLIGKPFYDGYKAETKQTANVQAVQKMEYEKHDTEFVDASKINQPDLAEIANASLDKKQVIGRISIPSVSLEIPVLKSSTEKNLLSGAATVKENQVMGKGNYALAGHNMSKKGVLFSDIASLKKGDKIYLYDNENEYEYAVTGVSEVTPDKWEVVEDHGKDEITLITCVSVKDNSKRYVVAGDLVGTKAKK comes from the coding sequence ATGAATAAGCAAAGAATTTATAGTATAGTAGCAATCCTTCTATTTGTTGTAGGTGGTGTATTAATTGGAAAGCCATTTTATGATGGATATAAGGCAGAGACGAAACAGACAGCGAATGTACAAGCTGTTCAAAAGATGGAATATGAAAAGCACGACACGGAATTTGTAGATGCTTCAAAAATTAATCAACCAGACTTGGCAGAAATAGCGAATGCATCGTTAGATAAAAAACAAGTAATCGGTCGTATTTCGATTCCAAGTGTTTCATTAGAAATTCCTGTTTTAAAATCTTCTACTGAGAAAAACCTGTTATCAGGTGCAGCGACAGTAAAAGAAAATCAAGTAATGGGAAAAGGGAATTACGCACTAGCAGGGCATAACATGTCTAAAAAAGGTGTTTTATTTAGTGATATAGCATCTTTGAAAAAAGGCGATAAAATTTATTTATATGATAATGAAAATGAATATGAGTACGCTGTTACTGGTGTATCTGAAGTAACTCCGGATAAATGGGAAGTTGTAGAAGATCATGGGAAAGATGAGATAACGCTTATTACATGTGTATCTGTAAAAGATAATTCTAAGCGTTATGTTGTAGCTGGTGATTTAGTAGGAACGAAGGCGAAGAAGTAA